From one Candidatus Rokuibacteriota bacterium genomic stretch:
- a CDS encoding redoxin domain-containing protein yields MRGTVYLISAILVAVIAVLLLAGPAVALRVGQKAPEFTLPAPGGKQVKLGDLLGKGPVVIYVFGQAFEAV; encoded by the coding sequence GTGCGCGGGACAGTTTATCTCATTTCTGCAATTCTCGTTGCAGTGATCGCCGTTTTGCTCCTGGCCGGCCCGGCGGTTGCCCTCCGAGTGGGGCAGAAAGCGCCAGAGTTCACTCTGCCCGCCCCCGGCGGGAAGCAGGTCAAGCTGGGAGACCTGTTGGGCAAAGGCCCGGTGGTGATTTACGTGTTCGGCCAGGCCTTCGAGGCGGTCTGA
- a CDS encoding redoxin domain-containing protein, which yields MSGFEANLAKFEAAGAQVVGVSADSPATLEAFTKHNNIKHLLLSDFDRKMLRAYGALVMDKNSPVYRYGKRAYFILDRKGIVRWVKIQENRLDLLKPDGVLEAVEKFGK from the coding sequence ATCAGCGGCTTCGAGGCGAACCTCGCCAAGTTCGAAGCCGCGGGCGCCCAGGTCGTGGGCGTGAGCGCAGACAGCCCGGCCACTCTTGAAGCGTTCACCAAGCACAACAACATTAAGCACCTACTCCTGTCTGACTTCGACCGCAAGATGCTCCGGGCCTATGGGGCACTTGTGATGGACAAGAACAGTCCGGTCTACCGGTACGGGAAACGGGCCTATTTCATCCTGGACCGCAAGGGCATCGTCCGCTGGGTGAAGATCCAGGAGAACCGGCTGGACCTCCTGAAGCCCGACGGGGTGCTGGAGGCTGTTGAGAAGTTCGGCAAATGA